AATGCCCAAACCACTGAAAATAGAAAACATGCACTGGTTTATGTCATGCGGTGGAGATGCAAGCTAGTGGATACTTGTGTTTCATTATGAGGGGAACTATGACAAGTTTCCAGTTTTCCTTCGGAGACAACTACAGATGAGCACTGATGAACACATCAAACAGAACTCTAAGAGGAAGAAGAAATAAGAAAGGTTCCAAAAACATTCATTCCGTTGTTGTCATTGTAATTTTTGTTTCTCAGTCCTCCTTGTGGTCTGCGACAAAAAGGCAGTGTCGAATTCCACTGGTCATCCTTtcctatgtctcctctgaccAGATGGGTAGCTCAACAATCTCTGGTGGCGAGTGGCTGTGAGGGATATATCCCAGTACAACCTCACAGATCTCTGCACACCCCGGTGGCCAATGTTAATGACATCATCATGGTGTCCTTCCCATGCAAAGGCACTGGGTTCCTATGACAAGGGGTGGCTGAGACAACGGTCGTGTAACATTGCACATTGTCACACTGGCCCCTGATACTAGTGCCCTCTTCCACATTGTTGATTGTGTGAGGTCTGCAGGGTCTCTTTGGGAAGTTCTGACTGAAGATGCCCACTAATGAGCAGTCAGGGGTGTTGGGTCCTCAATTGTGGCAGTTGTAACACACTCAGTGAATCTCAATATGGACCTGCAAATAGGAAAATACAAAGACAGTTAGCTAAAAATGGGAAATCTGACATATTGTAAAGGTATGAAAACAAGAAATGACATTCAACAAAGCATGACGTGTCAAAGTGGGCAGTGGCTGTCTAAATCTGCCTCCTTTATGGACGCGATACTGTACTTCAAACTTGATTTGCATTGCCAAACCTTATGCTGTGGCTTCTTAGATTAGCTAGCAAACTAGCAAATTACCTTAATTTTTTATTTAGCTGTCGCGTTAACGAACGTTAGCTAGTAGCTAAAATAGCTCAGTCAATCTGTGAAGATAAAATGTTCGCTTTAGCTAACTGTATGCACCGTTTAGGTGCAAGGTTAGCCGGGAATATGTTTACCTGTAATCGCACATTGAACATCATCGAAGCGATGAGGTAGAGGTATGGGAATCTGATTCGCAGTCGCCACGCGAGATCAAAAAATATCAACAAAGTCCTCGTCAATCCTTTAGAAAACACCCCATAAGTCCGACCAGCGGACCCCGAAAAACGGAACACTAAATAAGACAGACCCGCCATAAAACAATGTCTACAACGGAGATTGTTATTTACCACCGGAATCTTATTTACAAGTTAAGAAGATACAACAGTGCATACTGCAATCGTTGTCTGGAGTTTTTAACATTAATATTT
The sequence above is a segment of the Oncorhynchus gorbuscha isolate QuinsamMale2020 ecotype Even-year linkage group LG16, OgorEven_v1.0, whole genome shotgun sequence genome. Coding sequences within it:
- the LOC123998834 gene encoding small integral membrane protein 10-like protein 2A, which produces MAGLSYLVFRFSGSAGRTYGVFSKGLTRTLLIFFDLAWRLRIRFPYLYLIASMMFNVRLQVHIEIH